A DNA window from Clavibacter sepedonicus contains the following coding sequences:
- a CDS encoding anthranilate synthase component I family protein, whose amino-acid sequence MHEGEARAARPVIGRRLAGWHDPESVFLALFAAESAGDVAWLDDSAGEGWSYLAVSAGTVAEWPHGVFAGLAELLPASAATPSAPSEVDVEVDALPDGLAFRLGLVGWIPHDAWSETVPLHHAPPSAPEVDASVPAAAIRVDRLLAFDHAAGEVWAVARAGDAWPLAVEEEMARVTSSGARAPAAHAGDDVPASPVWRHDDAAYLDLIRSCQESIRRGDAYQLCLTNSASVPGRVDPVRVHLALRTLSPTHHGAFLRVGSTALVSASPERFVEVDARGTLRTMPIKGTRPRHADPAADVRARAELLASDKERAENVMIVDLMRNDLSRVCVLGSVRVTSLFAVEAYAQVHQLVSRVEGELAPGVSALDAVRALFPAGSMTGAPKSAAVGILRALEGGPRGVYAGAFGWFGDDGRVDLAMVIRSVVVTDGRATVGAGGGITALSVPEEELDEVRVKAAPLLAALRAGHVPSLRDHVESPGPPLPRAPHPA is encoded by the coding sequence ATGCACGAGGGCGAGGCGCGCGCCGCGCGGCCGGTCATCGGGCGGCGGCTGGCGGGATGGCACGACCCGGAGTCGGTCTTCCTCGCCCTCTTCGCCGCGGAGTCGGCCGGCGACGTGGCCTGGCTCGACGACTCGGCGGGGGAGGGCTGGAGCTACCTGGCGGTGTCGGCGGGCACGGTCGCTGAGTGGCCCCACGGCGTCTTTGCGGGGCTGGCGGAGCTGCTGCCCGCGTCCGCCGCGACACCCTCCGCCCCCTCCGAGGTCGACGTCGAGGTCGACGCGCTCCCGGACGGCCTGGCTTTCCGCCTGGGCCTCGTCGGCTGGATCCCGCACGACGCCTGGAGCGAGACTGTGCCGCTGCATCACGCCCCGCCGAGCGCACCCGAGGTCGACGCCTCCGTGCCGGCCGCTGCCATCCGCGTCGACCGTCTCCTCGCCTTCGACCACGCGGCGGGTGAGGTCTGGGCCGTCGCGCGAGCGGGGGACGCGTGGCCGCTCGCCGTGGAGGAGGAGATGGCCCGCGTCACCTCATCCGGCGCTCGCGCCCCGGCCGCCCATGCCGGCGACGACGTCCCCGCATCCCCCGTCTGGCGCCATGACGACGCCGCGTACCTCGACCTGATCCGCTCCTGCCAGGAGTCCATCCGCCGCGGCGACGCGTACCAGCTGTGCCTCACCAACAGCGCGTCCGTCCCGGGCCGCGTCGACCCGGTCCGCGTGCACCTCGCCCTCCGCACCCTGAGCCCGACGCACCACGGCGCCTTCCTGCGGGTGGGCTCGACGGCGCTGGTCAGCGCGTCGCCCGAGCGCTTCGTCGAGGTCGACGCGCGCGGGACGCTGCGCACCATGCCCATCAAGGGCACGCGCCCCCGCCACGCGGATCCCGCGGCCGACGTCCGCGCACGCGCCGAGCTCCTCGCGAGCGACAAGGAGCGTGCGGAGAACGTCATGATCGTCGACCTCATGCGCAACGACCTCAGCCGCGTCTGCGTGCTCGGATCCGTCCGGGTCACGAGCCTGTTCGCCGTGGAGGCCTACGCGCAGGTGCACCAGCTCGTGAGCCGCGTCGAGGGGGAGCTCGCGCCCGGCGTGTCCGCCCTCGACGCCGTGCGGGCCCTGTTCCCGGCGGGATCCATGACGGGCGCCCCGAAGTCCGCCGCCGTCGGCATCCTCCGGGCGCTCGAGGGCGGACCCCGCGGCGTCTACGCGGGCGCGTTCGGATGGTTCGGCGACGACGGCCGCGTCGACCTCGCCATGGTGATCCGCTCGGTCGTCGTCACGGACGGCCGCGCCACGGTCGGTGCCGGGGGCGGGATCACCGCGCTGTCCGTCCCCGAGGAGGAGCTCGACGAGGTGCGCGTGAAGGCGGCGCCGCTCCTGGCCGCCCTCCGCGCGGGTCACGTCCCGTCCCTTCGCGATCACGTGGAGTCACCGGGCCCGCCCCTCCCCAGGGC
- a CDS encoding aminotransferase class IV, whose translation MSSETILRWTAAGWAAEAADPAGGGAEEPRPAGHRVLAADSFLVEEGRVLALDVHRQRFLASLRLQSAAVPDPAAFLDAAVRVLPRDGAWFPRVEALRGPDGDVARLLIRPAPERTALVVLRDHDGPDPRTMPRVKGPDLHALGALRSRAARFGAGEAVILADDGTIVEGAYSAILWWHGDALAVVEGDVPRIPSVTERSIVALATALGIDVLHERARPSDLDGREVWAVSALHGIRLVRGWIDGPATAAEPGRVRAWRTRLDALRRELPAG comes from the coding sequence ATGAGTTCCGAGACGATCCTCCGGTGGACCGCGGCGGGCTGGGCGGCGGAGGCCGCGGATCCCGCCGGTGGAGGAGCCGAGGAGCCTCGACCGGCCGGCCACCGGGTGCTCGCAGCCGACTCGTTCCTCGTCGAGGAAGGCCGCGTGCTCGCGCTCGACGTGCACCGCCAGCGGTTCCTGGCCTCGCTGCGCCTGCAGTCGGCGGCCGTGCCGGATCCCGCCGCCTTCCTCGACGCCGCGGTGCGGGTGCTTCCCCGCGACGGCGCGTGGTTCCCGCGCGTGGAGGCGCTGCGCGGTCCCGACGGCGACGTCGCGAGGCTCCTCATCCGGCCCGCGCCGGAGCGCACGGCCTTGGTGGTGCTCCGCGATCACGACGGCCCGGATCCGCGCACGATGCCGCGCGTCAAGGGACCCGATCTGCACGCGCTCGGCGCCCTGCGCAGCCGCGCGGCCCGGTTCGGCGCGGGCGAGGCGGTGATCCTCGCGGACGACGGCACGATCGTGGAGGGCGCCTACAGCGCGATCCTGTGGTGGCACGGCGACGCCCTCGCCGTCGTCGAGGGCGACGTGCCGCGGATCCCGAGCGTCACGGAGCGCAGCATCGTCGCCCTCGCGACGGCCCTCGGTATCGACGTGCTGCACGAGCGGGCGCGGCCCTCGGACCTCGACGGCCGCGAGGTCTGGGCCGTCAGCGCGCTGCACGGGATCCGCCTGGTGCGCGGGTGGATTGACGGCCCGGCCACCGCGGCCGAGCCCGGCCGGGTGCGGGCCTGGCGCACGCGGCTGGACGCGCTGCGGCGCGAGCTGCCCGCGGGCTGA
- the cydC gene encoding thiol reductant ABC exporter subunit CydC, translating to MNRDDVLRLAQPPARRALPGLLAGLASAVAAVALLATSAWLITRASEQPPILFLGMAIVGVRAFALGRAAFRYLERITSHDAAFRALATLRVGVFERLLPFAPAGLRDTRRGDLLTRLVGDVDRLQDLPLRVVQPLAVSVLVQAASVAVVWAVLPAAGIALLVALAVALVVGVGATTALAGRTETRIAPLRALLQDLVLDLVGGLDVLTAFGAVDDRLAAIDRAAADLRRAELRSASAAGITTGVVLAGTGVVAGWTVLQGVPGLASGALDPAWLALAALVPLALVEQATAVPLAVQAWRRVRTSAARVAGVVPESVPDEIPREPVRADADPVPVAAPARGTTLEVRDLVTRWPGAGQDALAPVSLVVRPGETVVVRGPSGSGKSSLAAALARFLESRGAYELEGRDARSMPPSAVRRIVGLCEQAPHLFDASIRQNLLFARDGATDDELVGVLARVGLAGWAADRGGLDARVGDRGGLVSGGQAQRIDLARALLADFPVLVLDEPTADVDAEQARAVLRDVLVAARDHGRGVLLLTHTEVPDDLVDRTVQLRVAE from the coding sequence GTGAACCGCGACGACGTCCTCCGGCTCGCGCAGCCGCCCGCCCGGCGCGCCCTGCCCGGGCTCCTCGCCGGTCTCGCGAGCGCCGTCGCCGCGGTCGCGCTCCTCGCGACCTCGGCCTGGCTCATCACGCGCGCGTCCGAGCAGCCGCCCATCCTGTTCCTCGGCATGGCGATCGTCGGGGTCCGCGCGTTCGCGCTCGGGCGGGCCGCGTTCCGCTACCTCGAGCGCATCACGAGCCACGACGCGGCCTTCCGCGCGCTGGCGACGCTGCGCGTGGGCGTCTTCGAGCGGCTCCTCCCGTTCGCGCCCGCCGGGCTCCGCGACACGCGCCGCGGCGACCTCCTCACCCGGCTCGTCGGCGACGTCGACCGGCTCCAGGACCTGCCGCTGCGCGTCGTCCAGCCGCTCGCGGTGTCGGTGCTCGTGCAGGCGGCGAGCGTCGCGGTCGTCTGGGCGGTGCTGCCCGCGGCGGGGATCGCCCTGCTCGTCGCGCTCGCGGTCGCGCTCGTCGTCGGGGTCGGCGCGACCACCGCGCTCGCGGGGCGCACCGAGACGCGGATCGCGCCGCTCCGCGCCCTGCTGCAGGACCTCGTGCTCGACCTCGTCGGCGGCCTCGACGTGCTGACCGCGTTCGGGGCGGTGGACGACCGCCTCGCCGCGATCGACCGGGCCGCGGCCGACCTCCGGCGCGCGGAGCTCCGGAGCGCCTCCGCGGCGGGCATCACCACGGGCGTCGTGCTCGCCGGCACGGGCGTGGTCGCCGGCTGGACCGTGCTGCAGGGCGTGCCGGGGCTCGCGTCCGGCGCGCTGGATCCCGCGTGGCTCGCGCTGGCCGCGCTGGTGCCGCTCGCGCTCGTCGAGCAGGCGACGGCGGTGCCCCTCGCGGTGCAGGCGTGGCGGCGCGTGCGCACGAGCGCCGCCCGCGTGGCGGGTGTCGTGCCGGAGTCGGTGCCCGACGAGATCCCGCGGGAGCCGGTGCGCGCCGACGCGGACCCCGTCCCCGTCGCCGCACCGGCCCGGGGCACGACGCTCGAGGTCCGCGACCTGGTCACGCGCTGGCCGGGAGCCGGGCAGGACGCCCTCGCGCCGGTCTCGCTCGTGGTGCGGCCGGGGGAGACGGTGGTCGTGCGCGGCCCGAGCGGATCCGGGAAGTCGTCGCTCGCGGCCGCCCTCGCGCGGTTCCTCGAGTCGCGCGGCGCCTACGAGCTGGAGGGGCGGGACGCCAGGTCTATGCCGCCGTCGGCCGTGCGGCGGATCGTCGGCCTCTGCGAGCAAGCGCCGCACCTCTTCGACGCGAGCATCCGGCAGAACCTGCTCTTCGCCCGCGATGGCGCGACCGACGACGAGCTCGTCGGCGTGCTCGCGCGCGTGGGCCTCGCGGGGTGGGCCGCCGATCGGGGCGGCCTCGACGCGCGCGTGGGTGACCGCGGCGGACTCGTCTCCGGCGGGCAGGCGCAGCGCATCGACCTGGCGCGGGCCCTGCTCGCCGACTTCCCGGTGCTCGTGCTCGACGAGCCGACGGCGGACGTGGACGCCGAGCAGGCCCGCGCGGTGCTGCGGGACGTGCTCGTCGCCGCCCGCGACCACGGCCGCGGGGTGCTCCTGCTCACGCACACGGAGGTGCCCGACGACCTCGTGGACAGGACGGTGCAGCTGCGCGTCGCGGAGTGA
- the cydD gene encoding thiol reductant ABC exporter subunit CydD codes for MKPLDPRLLRHSASARAMLALGAVVGVVQTLALVAFCWSLTQLVVRAIGGADADALAPELALVIGSAVVRGASAWLLDVVGARGAARVTAELRRRALRAIADLGPAWTAARSRGRLATVVGPGLDALDPYFARYVPQLILTALATPIVVAVLFASDPLTGVTVLVTLPVIPVFMVLVGWATQDVQRRQWSRLTELASGFLDVVDGLSTLLVFGRARRQTARIRRVTEEYRVETMRVLRISFLSGFVLELAASLSVALVAVSVGVRLIGGQLDLGVGLFVLLLAPEAFLPIRQVGVQFHAAAEGVAASDDVLGILEEDRAARASRPVPGGEAATAPAGDALVIRDLAVSRDGRPVLAGIQATFPRGRVTAVTGPSGVGKSSLLAAIRGQLPAEGTIGWSGGAEASAPRPPVPTEIAWAGQRPGLVAGTVRENVALGVADPDDALVRRALALAAAGGIDPDLVLGVGGQGLSGGQAQRVAVARAAHRAMALDCPLVLLDEPSSALDAATEERLAAGIRALADQGRAVVVVTHRGALVRAADAELPLGGGSDADAAPQVPDSRAVAAPPARIAPEPAWRAQVAP; via the coding sequence GTGAAGCCCCTGGATCCGCGCCTGCTGCGGCACTCCGCGTCGGCCCGCGCGATGCTCGCCTTGGGCGCCGTCGTGGGCGTGGTGCAGACTCTCGCGCTCGTCGCCTTCTGCTGGTCGCTCACGCAGCTCGTCGTGCGGGCGATCGGCGGGGCGGACGCGGACGCGCTCGCGCCCGAGCTCGCGCTCGTCATCGGTTCCGCCGTCGTGCGCGGCGCGTCCGCCTGGCTGCTGGACGTGGTCGGCGCGCGCGGCGCGGCGCGGGTCACGGCCGAGCTCCGACGTCGCGCGCTCCGGGCGATCGCGGACCTCGGGCCCGCGTGGACGGCCGCTCGCAGCCGCGGGCGCCTCGCGACCGTCGTGGGCCCCGGCCTCGACGCGCTCGACCCCTACTTCGCCCGCTACGTGCCGCAGCTGATCCTCACGGCGCTGGCGACCCCGATCGTCGTGGCCGTGCTCTTCGCCTCCGACCCGCTCACGGGCGTGACGGTCCTCGTGACGCTGCCTGTGATCCCCGTGTTCATGGTGCTCGTCGGCTGGGCCACCCAGGACGTGCAGCGGCGGCAGTGGTCGCGCCTCACGGAGCTCGCCTCGGGCTTCCTCGACGTGGTCGACGGGCTGTCGACACTCCTGGTCTTCGGGCGCGCCCGGCGGCAGACCGCGCGGATCCGGCGCGTCACCGAGGAGTACCGCGTCGAGACCATGCGCGTGCTGCGGATCTCGTTCCTCTCCGGCTTCGTGCTCGAGCTCGCGGCGTCGCTGTCGGTCGCCCTCGTGGCCGTGTCAGTGGGCGTGCGGCTCATCGGCGGGCAGCTCGACCTCGGCGTCGGGCTCTTCGTGCTGCTGCTCGCGCCCGAGGCGTTCCTGCCGATCCGGCAGGTGGGCGTCCAGTTCCACGCGGCGGCGGAGGGCGTCGCGGCATCCGACGACGTGCTCGGGATCCTCGAGGAGGACCGGGCCGCCCGGGCGTCGCGCCCCGTGCCGGGCGGCGAGGCCGCGACGGCTCCCGCGGGCGACGCGCTCGTGATCCGCGACCTGGCCGTCTCGCGCGACGGCCGTCCCGTGCTGGCGGGGATCCAGGCGACCTTCCCGCGCGGGCGCGTCACGGCCGTGACCGGGCCGAGCGGGGTCGGCAAGTCCTCGCTCCTCGCCGCGATCCGCGGGCAGCTGCCCGCGGAGGGCACCATCGGCTGGTCGGGCGGCGCGGAGGCTTCCGCGCCGCGCCCGCCCGTCCCGACCGAGATCGCGTGGGCGGGGCAGCGGCCGGGGCTCGTGGCGGGCACCGTGCGCGAGAACGTGGCGCTGGGCGTCGCGGATCCCGATGACGCGCTCGTGCGGCGGGCCCTCGCGCTCGCGGCGGCTGGCGGGATCGACCCCGACCTCGTGCTCGGCGTCGGCGGGCAGGGGCTGTCCGGCGGGCAGGCGCAGCGGGTCGCCGTCGCGCGCGCCGCGCACCGCGCGATGGCCCTCGACTGCCCGCTCGTGCTGCTCGACGAGCCGAGCTCCGCCCTCGACGCCGCGACCGAGGAGCGCCTCGCCGCCGGGATCCGCGCGCTCGCCGACCAGGGTCGCGCCGTCGTGGTCGTCACCCACCGCGGCGCGCTCGTGCGGGCGGCGGACGCCGAGCTGCCGCTGGGCGGCGGATCCGACGCGGACGCGGCCCCGCAGGTCCCCGACTCGCGCGCCGTCGCCGCCCCTCCCGCGCGCATCGCGCCCGAGCCCGCCTGGCGCGCGCAGGTGGCGCCGTGA
- a CDS encoding IS481 family transposase, whose product MELSSSTIARRPRCPIANARLTVHGRLLLVRRVVEDRRPVSHVARELGVSRQCAHRWVARFRQEGVAGLADRSSRPRSMPARTSPEQEGAVLAARAELRFGPARLAPVTSVPARTISRILRRHGAPPLAWLDPVTGAVIRASRSTAHRYEHEHPGDLIHVDVKKLGRIPDGGGWRVHGRSEQVRGRGIGFDYVHAAVDDHTRLAYAEIHPDEKGATAAGFLTRAAAYFAGHGITRIERVITDNAFAYRHSTAFKNAVQDLGARQKFIRPHCPWQNGKVERFNRTLATEWAYRQPFTSNQHRADALDPFIEHYNTERIHSSHGLTPAARVSPTS is encoded by the coding sequence ATGGAGCTGTCTAGTTCAACCATCGCCAGGAGGCCTCGATGTCCCATCGCTAATGCCCGGTTGACTGTTCATGGTCGGCTTCTCCTCGTGCGTCGGGTAGTCGAGGATCGTCGTCCGGTGTCGCATGTGGCTCGCGAGCTCGGGGTGTCGCGTCAGTGCGCGCATCGGTGGGTGGCCCGGTTCCGTCAGGAGGGTGTCGCGGGGCTCGCGGATCGGTCCTCGAGACCACGGTCGATGCCGGCGAGGACGAGTCCGGAACAGGAAGGCGCCGTGCTGGCTGCGCGCGCGGAACTTCGGTTCGGGCCCGCCCGGCTGGCTCCGGTGACGAGCGTTCCGGCCCGTACGATCTCCCGCATCCTGCGCCGGCACGGGGCGCCGCCGTTGGCATGGTTGGACCCCGTCACCGGGGCCGTGATCCGGGCATCCCGGTCAACGGCGCACCGGTATGAGCACGAGCATCCGGGTGATCTGATCCACGTGGACGTGAAGAAGCTCGGGAGGATCCCGGACGGAGGCGGCTGGCGGGTCCACGGGCGCAGCGAGCAGGTCCGCGGCCGCGGGATCGGGTTCGATTACGTCCATGCCGCGGTCGATGACCACACCCGTCTCGCCTACGCGGAGATCCATCCCGATGAGAAAGGCGCGACCGCGGCCGGGTTCCTGACCCGCGCAGCGGCGTACTTCGCCGGGCATGGGATCACCCGGATCGAGCGGGTCATCACGGACAACGCGTTCGCCTACCGGCACTCGACCGCGTTCAAGAACGCCGTCCAGGACCTGGGCGCGCGGCAGAAGTTCATCCGCCCGCACTGCCCCTGGCAGAACGGCAAGGTCGAGCGCTTCAACCGGACCCTCGCGACCGAGTGGGCCTACCGGCAACCCTTCACCAGCAACCAACACCGCGCCGACGCGCTTGACCCCTTCATCGAGCACTACAACACTGAACGAATCCACTCAAGCCACGGGCTCACGCCCGCGGCCCGAGTGTCACCAACGTCATGA
- the cydB gene encoding cytochrome d ubiquinol oxidase subunit II produces the protein MDLTLIWFGVIAFLFVGYFVLDGFDFGVGMSLPFLAKDDTDRRVLINTIGPVWDLNETWLIVAGAALFAAFPEWYATMFSGFYLLLLAILITLILRGVSFEFRHQGASDRWRGWFDAMIVTGSVVPSFLWGVVFANVVRGVPMDANHDYTGSTLDLLNPYALLGGLTTLSLFLVNGLQFAALKTDGPIRARARLLSMRVGAVTIVIAAAFLVWTTLAHGSALSGLVSALAAVALVGSYLANVRGRERWAFGLLAATIALAVASLFTALHPYVMPASNDPANGLTLENASSSPYTLTIMTWAAGFALPLILAYQAWTYWVFRKRITRAVIAQAAH, from the coding sequence ATGGACCTCACGCTCATCTGGTTCGGCGTCATCGCCTTCCTCTTCGTCGGCTACTTCGTGCTCGACGGCTTCGACTTCGGCGTGGGGATGAGCCTGCCGTTCCTCGCGAAGGACGACACCGACCGCCGCGTCCTCATCAACACCATCGGGCCGGTGTGGGACCTCAACGAGACGTGGCTCATCGTCGCCGGGGCCGCGCTCTTCGCGGCCTTCCCCGAGTGGTACGCCACGATGTTCAGCGGCTTCTACCTGCTGCTGCTCGCGATCCTTATCACGCTCATCCTCCGCGGGGTCTCGTTCGAGTTCCGGCACCAGGGCGCGTCCGACCGGTGGCGCGGGTGGTTCGACGCGATGATCGTCACGGGCTCGGTCGTGCCGTCGTTCCTCTGGGGCGTCGTGTTCGCGAACGTGGTGCGCGGGGTGCCGATGGACGCGAACCACGACTACACGGGATCCACGCTCGACCTGCTGAACCCGTACGCGCTGCTCGGCGGCCTCACGACGCTCTCGCTGTTCCTCGTCAACGGCCTGCAGTTCGCGGCGCTCAAGACCGACGGGCCGATCCGGGCACGCGCCCGCCTGCTGTCGATGCGCGTGGGAGCCGTCACCATCGTCATCGCGGCGGCGTTCCTCGTCTGGACGACGCTCGCGCACGGGTCGGCGCTGTCTGGGCTCGTGTCCGCGCTCGCGGCCGTCGCCCTCGTCGGCTCGTACCTCGCGAACGTCCGAGGGCGGGAGCGGTGGGCGTTCGGGCTGCTCGCGGCGACCATCGCCCTCGCGGTCGCCAGCCTCTTCACGGCCCTGCACCCGTATGTGATGCCCGCGTCGAACGACCCCGCGAACGGGCTCACGCTCGAGAACGCCTCGTCCTCGCCGTACACGCTGACGATCATGACGTGGGCCGCGGGCTTCGCGCTGCCGCTGATCCTCGCCTACCAGGCGTGGACGTACTGGGTGTTCCGGAAGCGCATCACGCGCGCCGTCATCGCCCAGGCCGCGCACTAG
- a CDS encoding cytochrome ubiquinol oxidase subunit I, producing MNDLLDPLLLSRWQFGLTTVYHFLFVPLTIGMAFVCALYQTAWVRTGKQHYLRLTRFFGRIFLINFAMGTVTGIVQEFQFGMNWSEYSRFVGDVFGAPLALEGLLAFFLEASFIGVWIFGWDKLPKKLHLASIWVVSVASILSAYFILSANAFMQNPVGYRIDEARGRAELTDIWALLTNKVALAAFPHTIFAAFMCAAAVIISVAAWHLSRNQHLETMMPAMRFGMWFMVVSGALTILSGDSLGLAMVQTQPMKMAAAEAHYDTSSGAAASFSLFTWGTPDGSSELFSIRIPYLLSFLSTHTLDGTVQGINDLQAQYVASYGPGDYTPTIWVTYWAFRWMMGFGMAAIAVAVGGLWFTRGGRRITKPWMWRVAIWAAPLPLLAMTVGWIFTEMGRQPWIVFSLLQTSSAVSPNVTGLQVLISLVAFTVVYGSLAVVEFRLILKAAQKGPEAEQEPDPVTGEVVREASVY from the coding sequence GTGAACGACCTCCTCGACCCGCTCCTGCTGTCCCGCTGGCAGTTCGGCCTCACGACCGTCTACCACTTCCTCTTCGTGCCGCTCACGATCGGCATGGCCTTCGTCTGCGCGCTCTACCAGACGGCGTGGGTGCGCACGGGGAAGCAGCACTACCTGCGGCTCACGCGCTTCTTCGGGAGGATCTTCCTCATCAACTTCGCGATGGGCACGGTCACGGGCATCGTGCAGGAGTTCCAGTTCGGCATGAACTGGTCGGAGTACTCCCGCTTCGTCGGCGACGTCTTCGGCGCCCCGCTCGCGCTCGAGGGCCTTCTCGCGTTCTTCCTCGAGGCGTCGTTCATCGGCGTGTGGATCTTCGGCTGGGACAAGCTCCCGAAGAAGCTGCACCTCGCGTCCATCTGGGTGGTCTCGGTCGCGTCGATCCTGTCGGCCTACTTCATCCTCTCGGCCAACGCGTTCATGCAGAACCCGGTCGGCTACCGCATCGACGAGGCGCGCGGCCGGGCCGAGCTGACCGACATCTGGGCGCTGCTCACCAACAAGGTCGCCCTCGCCGCGTTCCCGCACACGATCTTCGCGGCCTTCATGTGCGCCGCCGCGGTCATCATCTCGGTCGCCGCCTGGCACCTGTCGCGGAACCAGCACCTCGAGACGATGATGCCGGCGATGAGGTTCGGCATGTGGTTCATGGTCGTCTCGGGTGCGCTCACCATCCTCTCCGGCGACTCGCTCGGGCTCGCGATGGTGCAGACGCAGCCCATGAAGATGGCCGCGGCCGAGGCGCACTACGACACGTCGTCCGGTGCCGCCGCGTCGTTCTCGCTCTTCACGTGGGGCACGCCGGACGGCTCGAGCGAGTTGTTCTCCATCCGCATCCCGTACCTGCTGTCGTTCCTCTCGACGCACACGCTCGACGGCACGGTCCAGGGCATCAACGACCTGCAGGCGCAGTACGTCGCGAGCTACGGCCCCGGCGACTACACGCCCACCATCTGGGTCACCTACTGGGCCTTCCGCTGGATGATGGGCTTCGGCATGGCGGCCATCGCCGTCGCGGTCGGGGGCCTCTGGTTCACGCGCGGCGGCCGCCGGATCACGAAGCCCTGGATGTGGAGGGTCGCCATCTGGGCCGCCCCGCTGCCGCTGCTCGCGATGACGGTCGGCTGGATCTTCACGGAGATGGGCCGCCAGCCCTGGATCGTGTTCAGCCTGCTGCAGACCTCGTCCGCGGTCTCGCCGAACGTCACCGGGCTCCAGGTGCTCATCTCGCTCGTCGCCTTCACGGTGGTCTACGGGTCGCTCGCGGTGGTGGAGTTCCGCCTGATCCTGAAGGCCGCGCAGAAGGGCCCGGAGGCCGAGCAGGAGCCGGACCCGGTGACGGGCGAGGTCGTCCGGGAAGCGAGCGTGTACTGA
- a CDS encoding GNAT family N-acetyltransferase — translation MRIRPAEPRDIDDLLEIRNHAILTGTALWTEEPVDRAEREAWFRETTEAGDPILVAEVDGAFAGYGTYGPWRRMSGYRFSVEDSVYVRDGFQGRGIGRALVEAVVAHARAAGKRAVFADIEAGNTGSIRLHERLGFRQVGLLPGIGWKFGRPLDLAILHLPLVEDDASAEEPPGGRAG, via the coding sequence ATGAGGATCCGCCCCGCCGAGCCCCGCGACATCGACGATCTGCTGGAGATCCGCAACCACGCGATCCTCACCGGCACCGCGCTCTGGACGGAGGAACCGGTCGATCGTGCCGAGCGCGAGGCGTGGTTCCGGGAGACGACCGAGGCGGGCGACCCGATCCTCGTGGCCGAGGTCGACGGGGCGTTCGCCGGGTACGGCACCTACGGCCCGTGGCGGCGCATGTCCGGCTACCGCTTCTCCGTGGAGGACTCCGTCTACGTGCGCGACGGGTTCCAGGGCCGCGGCATCGGCCGCGCGCTCGTCGAGGCGGTCGTCGCGCACGCGCGGGCAGCGGGCAAGCGCGCCGTCTTCGCGGACATCGAGGCCGGGAACACCGGATCCATCCGCCTGCACGAGCGGCTCGGCTTCCGGCAGGTGGGCCTGCTGCCCGGCATCGGCTGGAAGTTCGGCCGGCCGCTCGACCTCGCGATCCTCCACCTCCCGCTCGTCGAGGACGACGCGTCCGCGGAGGAGCCTCCGGGAGGCCGCGCGGGCTGA
- a CDS encoding GNAT family N-acetyltransferase, with amino-acid sequence MDCTFSRVDWDDIDATSLRAAQRAELDLRYGGDLEPGTKPTAADMAAFLVARDAAGAPVGCGGIRMLGDRGDGTPWAELKRMYVVPAARGTGVATALLRTLEETARELGVVDLVLETGPEQPDAMRFYVREGWTEIPRFGAYADSEGSRCYALTLA; translated from the coding sequence ATGGACTGCACTTTTTCGCGGGTCGACTGGGACGACATCGACGCGACCTCCCTCCGCGCCGCCCAGCGCGCCGAGCTCGACCTCCGCTACGGCGGCGACCTGGAGCCCGGGACGAAGCCGACGGCTGCCGACATGGCCGCGTTCCTCGTGGCGCGCGACGCGGCAGGCGCGCCCGTCGGCTGCGGCGGGATCCGGATGCTCGGCGACCGCGGCGACGGGACCCCGTGGGCGGAGCTGAAGCGCATGTACGTGGTGCCCGCCGCCCGCGGGACGGGCGTCGCGACGGCCCTTCTCCGCACCCTGGAGGAGACGGCCCGGGAGCTCGGCGTGGTCGACCTGGTGCTCGAGACCGGACCCGAGCAGCCCGACGCCATGCGGTTCTACGTCCGCGAGGGCTGGACCGAGATCCCCCGCTTCGGCGCCTACGCCGACTCCGAGGGCTCGCGCTGCTACGCGCTGACGCTCGCGTGA